In Deinococcus radiotolerans, the genomic stretch GTCGCCCGGTAGTCCACAGCTCCGAAGTGCAGCAGCAGCCGTCCCTGGCGTTCCTCGGGTGTGAGGTCAATGCGTCGGGAGTACCAGACGGCCGCGTGGAACTGCTGATCGTGAATGCCGCTACGTGGACTTTCCGGGGCGTACGGCACCCGGATCTCACGGTCGAACGCGACCTCATCTGGATGCTCCCAGGCGTCCGCGTCATCAAAGGAGAAGCGCCAGGGACCGCTGAGGTCGCGCCAGTTGTCGCGTTCCAGAAGTGGGGTGGGATGGCTGCTGTGACGCACACGACCTCCAGGGTAGGACCGGGGGAGGGGCCGCACGTGCGGCGTGGGTGTGTTGAGGACGCGCGGGGGCTGTACCGGCGTGCGCCTGCTGTCTCTGCACGCGCGCCTCTGAACTGACCGTGAGGTGCGGTGGGCCGCGTGGGTCAAGGGAAGCACGTGTCACCGGAGGTGAGTGGGCCACTGGTCAATCCGGCCGTTTGGCTCAGTGGTTGGCCGAGGGACGTAACGCGTCCTCGGGACTGACGTTCAACTCTAGATCAGATGGGTTGTGGTGACGTTGGGTGAGGGTTCACGCGCTTCCACTACCACCGGAGCTTTACCTCAAATGAACTTCATCTGACCCGGTCCACGCTGAGTGTCCGGTCAAGCGGCACACTTGAATGAGCCCCGAATCCACCCCCACCGGTGGTTTCACGGGGGACCGGGGCAGAACTGCGGCGCAGGGAGCCTGACGTCCGGCGGACAGGAGAGGGGAGACGACGTCTGACCCTGTCCAAGCTGAAGAGGATGGGCTGGGAGCTTCTTCTGCCTGAGCTGGGAAGGGGCCGCAGCGTGACCTGCGGGCGACGACTGCGTCAGGGGCGTGCCGTGGGGGTAAAGATTGGCTGGGAACACAACCAATCCAGACCTGACGCTGACCGCGCTGAGCCTGGCGCACGGGGCTGGTCCCCAAAAGGGTGAAATGGGCAGGTCCCCGGCGCTGGTCACAGCCGGGGCCTGTCTGGGTGCGTTCTGCTTATCTGGGCCGCAGTTCCAGGAAGTATTTGTTCTGCGCGCTGTTGCTGACCGTGCCGGTGTACGGGGCCTCGCCGCCTGTGGGGTTCAGGTGTGAGTAGGCGCCGACCTGCAGATAGTACGTGCCGGTGCTGGGCAGCGTCATGGACAGGATGTTGGTGGTGATATTGGGCTTGAGGGGTTTTCCGAGGGTGTCTTTGAGGGTCACGCCGGCCGCGTCCCGGATGTACACGGTGCCCCACAGGGCGCCCAGGGGTTCATTGTCGTGCAGGACAATGTCGAGTTTCTGTCCGAGGCCACCCTCAGTGGCCCCAGCGGGACGGACTTCGACCTGTACCTGCAGAAGTACAACGGCAGCACGTGGGCGGACGTCGCCGCCAGCGAGAATGGCACCAGCAGTGAAAGCATCAACTACGCGGCAGCGAGTGGCACGTACCGCTGGGAGGTCTACGCTTACAGCGGCAGCGGCTCTTACACACTCACCGAAACCCGGTAGTCCCAATCCCAATGGATTCGTAAGGGGTGACCAACAGGTCGGGCACCTTGATGGACTCCAGCTCATCTGGCGCAGCAGGCTGATCAAAGAGTCTGCTGCCCTGTTTCATGACAGCCAGGCAGGAGAATGGCCACCTAATGTCGCACTTCACGGCAGTCACGTGAACGGTGAGCAGGGAGTCAGTTCCTGCTCAGTGGTTCTGCACTGCTCTCCCAACCAGGACCGACCGCCTGCGGGTAAGACTTCCGCGTGGAAGGAGGTCTACCCTGAGTGCAGGATCATCGCGCTGGGCACGTCGAGGAATCAGATCCCAGTGAACAACTGAGAGGCCAGTGCGGGTCCTGGCGTGAAGACAAGCGCGATGTTCAGGTGAGGCCGAACATTCGGTTGAGATGGTCGCAACTGGCAGACTGCTGAGCTCTGGCGTCACCACGCTGGCCTCGGCTGTTCGTCTGCCTGACACGGCTCGAGAAACCGAACGGGCTGCCTAGCGAGTTTCAGCCTTCCAAATGGGACGTTTGAAGCTCGACAGCATAAGACCTGAACAGATGTACACCTGAGAAGTGAATACACGTTCATGGAATTCTTAGAGAGCCCCTGATTCACCGCTCACCTCTCATCATGACTTTGACACGCAACAGCCTCCACCAGCCGACAGAGTGAACCTGTTGCGACCCAAAGGCGCACAAACCATCTGCAAGGAGGTGCCTGCGTGACCAAAGAAAAGGATGGAAATCACCAGAGGAGCGAGCGGGGTTTTGCGGGCATGGATCCAGCACGTCGACGAGAGATTGCTTCCCAGGGTGGCCGGGCTGCACATGCCAGCGGCCACGCCCACCAGTTCACGAGTGAAGAGGCCCGCGAAGCAGGCCGGAAGGGAGGACGCGCACCCCGCAAGACAGGAACGGCTGCCTCACGGACGACGGAGGCACAGCAGCAAGGCCACCGAGCTGGAGACTAAAGTAGACCGGCCATCGGTGCACCTGAGATGCCCTGTGCTCCCAGTCAACAGGTCCACTGGCGCTGTCAGCACAAAGATGGGCTTCAAGTCCGGCCTCCGGGTGGCTGTTCAGGGCAGGTCAGGAGATTGAGCTTCTTCAGACTGGCGGCGCTCGCCGCACAGTGAAGAAATTTGGGGTAGTGCTGCGCGTAAGTCTGCCTCGGGCAGGCTGTCCGTTATGGGCACCAGAACCACCAGCAGGTCCACACGCTCAAGACATGCACAGCCGTTCCATGACCGCCGCGCTGGTCGGAGTGCTGGTGGCGCCACACGCTAGTCCTGGCGTTTGGCGGGCCCGTTAGGCCAGCCTACAGGCGTGCCTTGACGTTCTGGGTGGTCTCAGGGACCTGGACGGGCGCACACTCATCCCATCCAGCGTGCGCGTGCATGACGGGGCAATCACCGCGCAGATTCTGGCCGTCCACTCGTCATGGGCTGGATTCAACCAGGGCGAGCGCGTCATGCTGTCGTGCACGGTGCGGGGTTCGCAGGTGCGGGTTCACGCTGACAGGCGCTGACATGGTCCCCCAGGAGTGGACGCGGTGAGGTGCACTGACTGGAGCGGTACCGCCCGCTGTCAGAGCCGCAATTTCACACTGCGCAGTGGCTGAGGCCAGAGACTTAATTAAAGTGAAACTGCCCGTCAGTCCTGGTCAACGGCTCCGCAAATGTGTGTCAGAACGTCACGCGCTGGGAGGACTGTCAGCGGTGGCCGTTCAGGAGGCGCGCGGCGTAGGTCGTGCGGCCTGGCCCCGCTGGGGTGTCCTGCCGCTCAATCAGGGAGAAGACGCCGGTCTCTGACTGCACGGTCAGAGGCAACGCGGCGGCGACCACTTCGGGAACGTCACGGAGTTCCAGTAGTAAGGACGTGTCGCCCTGCCAGGTGGTCGAAACGACGCTGTGGGGCGGGAGAATGACTGGTTCCTCAAAGGTGACGTTCACGGTGAGGTGCAGGGTGGTCGCCAGGCGCTGGAGGTCCGCCACGCTGTGTCCGGTATAGAAGGGATTGGCGAGCCGGGCAAGGTCGGCGTCTCCGAGGCCAGCGCGCCGGGCCACCTCGCGGTAGCTGAGCCGGCTGTGATCGATGGCCCGCGCGACCTGCAGGCTGACCGGGTTGAGGGGCGCAGGCGTCACGAACTGCACCTCCACGTCCCGGTCGTCGTAGGCGGCACGCACGGGGGGTGGGAGATCCTGGAAGCCCATGTAGACCGGGCGCGGCACGGGTGCGCCACTGGTCATCAGGTGCAGGGCCACGGCCTGCTCGAGCGTGGACGCCAGATCGGTTGCAGGGGTGTTGGCCAGGACCGTGAGATCCGGGATGAGGCCGGCGGCGCCGCTGGGCGTCTGGGTGATCAGCGCCAGGTACGTTGGGAAGGGCGCGCCTGGGCGAGTGGCGGGAACGTGGCCCTGCCGCCGCTCCTGCACGGCGGCGAGTTGTGCGGGGTCGCACACGTGCGACGGGTCTCCGGAAAGGGTGATGACGCTGCCGTCCGGGTGGCGCCAGTGCCGGTGGGACAGGCCGATCCTGGCCGCGTAGGTCCAACCTTGCGCGGCCAGGATCGCTTCAAGCTGCCTGATTTTGATGGGTTCGTTCACCGCCCCGCATGGTAGCAGCGGTACGCCAACCTTCAGTTCACTGCGCGACGTTTATGCGGACTGGGGGTGTGGCTGCGGGCCGCGCCGAGTGGCGACGCGGAGGTCAGAAGGCGGGAACGACGGCTCCCTTGTAGGTGTTCAGGATGAAGGTGCGGGTGGCGGGGCTGCGCAGCGCGGCCACGAGCTTCAGGTAGTCGGGGTTTTTCAGCATGGCGGGTTTGACGGCCAGCAGGTTCGCGTAGGGACTGCTGGCGCCTTCCAGCGTCAGGGCGTCTTTGAGTGGGTTGAGTCCGGCGTCCAGCGCGTAGTTGGTGTTGATGATGGCGGCGTCCACGTCCGCCAGCGTGCGGGGAAGCTGCGCGGCGTCCAGCTCGCGGAACTTCAGGCGTTTGACGTTGCTGTTGATGTCCAGGACGGTGGCTGTCGTGCCCGCGCCTGCCTTGAGGCGGATCAGACCGGCGCGTTCCAGTAGTTTCAGGGCGCGGCCACTGTTGCTGGGGTCGTTTGGGATGGCGATGGTCGCGCCCGTCTTCAGCTCCCGCAGGGTCTTCACGCGGCGGGAGTACAGACCCATGGGTTCGACGTGCACGGTCGCGCCCGCCACGAGGCCCAGGGGGCGGTCTTTCTGGAACGCGCTCAGGTAGGGAGCGTGCTGGAAGAAATTCACGTCAATGCTGCCATCGGCGAGGGCCAGGTTTGGCTGCACGTAGTCGTTGAATTCGCGGATGATCAGCGTGACGCCCTGCCTGGCCAGGATCGGCTTGACGAAGTTGAGGATGTCCGCGTGAGGGACGGGGCTGGCACCAACCCGGAGGGTGCCGGCAGCAGCGGTCGTGGTGAGCAGCAGGGCGGACAGAAGCAGTGGGGTACGCATGGTCAGGTCTCCTTGAGGTAGGACCGAGGTTGGAAAGTCTGGGACACGCTCTTGCGGTCGCTCGGCGCGGCAGCGCCAGCAGCGAGCAGGAGCGGACGCCCAGGTGGGTGGCGGATGGTCAGCGGTGGTCGCTGCGGGCCGCGGCGCGGTCGCCCGCCCACTGCGTGCCCTGCACGAGCAGCAGGAGCGCGGCGACCGTGCTGAGCAGCACGGCCGTGTCGAAGCGCTGGTAGCCGTACCGGATGGCGAGGTCGCCCAGGCCGCCGCCGCCAATCGCGCCGGCCATGGCGCTGAAGCCGATGAGGCTGACGACCATTACCGTGAACGCGTGAATCAGGGCGGGCCGCGCCTCGGGAAGCAGGACCTTGAAGACGGTCTGGGCGGTGCTCGCGCCCATGGCACGCGCCGCGTCCACCACGCCGCTCGGGACGTCCTTCAGGGCGCCGTCCACCAGCCGGGCCACAAAAGGGATGGCCGCGACGGTCAGCGGGACGATGGCCGCGGTGGAACCAATGCTGGTGCCGGTCAACAGGCGGGTAAAGGGAATCAGGAGCACCAGCAGAATAATGAACGGCAGGCTGCGGCCGACGTTGACTGCCGCGTCAAGCAGGCGGAATAGTGGGCGCCGCGGGTGCAGGCCACCAGGCCGGGTCAGGGTGAGCAGCACCCCCAGGACCGTACCGAGTACCTGCGCGGCCAGTGCGGACGGCACGACCATCCACAGGGTGTCCAGCGTCCCCTGCCACAACAGGGGCCACAGGGCGTCCCCCGTCATGCCGGCACCGCCCCGGGCCACTGCGCGGATACCATTGCGGGCGCGGCGAGCCAGACGTCCACGCCCTGCGGATGCGGCTCGGCCTGCACAATGCGCGCACCCGCCCGGGCCAGGGTGGCCAATGTGCCCGCATTCAGGTCCGGCAGGGTCACGCGCCGCAGCGTCTCGCCGGCCAGGAGCGTCACCTGCGGCCGGTGAGCGTCCAGCAGCGCGCGGGTGGCGGCGTGCTGCGGGTCGCGCAGGACCTCGGCCGTCGCACCAGCCTCGACGAGCTGGCCGCCTTCCAGTACGGCCACGTGAGTGGTGACGGCCCGCACGACCTCCAACTGGTGCGTGACGATCACCAGCGTGAGGTCCCGCTCGCGCTGCAGATCCAGCAGGAGCGTCAGAATACCGGCGCTCGTTTCCGGATCGAGGGCGCTGGTGGCCTCGTCAGCCAGCAGCAGGTCCGGTTCGGTCACCAGCGCGCGCGCGATCCCGACCCGCTGCTTCTGCCCGCCGCTGAGCTGCGCGGGGTACCGGTCCGCGTACTCGCTCAGGCCCACGAGCCGCAGGTGCTCCTGGGCCAGGGCGTCACGGCGGGCGCGGGGCACACCGCGCAGCTCCAGCGGCAGGGTGACGTTGCGCAGCACCGTGCGCTGCGCGAGGAGATTGAACTGCTGGAACACCAGTCCGGTGCGCGCCTGATGACCGGCGCGCGTGGCCGGGCCAAGGACCTCACCGCGCACGCGAAGTTCGCCGGTGTCGGGCGTATCAAGGCCGCTGAGGAGGCGCACCAGGGTGCTCTTGCCAGCGCCACTGCGGCCAATGATGCCCATGCGGCTGCCGCGTGGGACGCGCAGCGTCAGGTTGTCCAGGGCCGGGCGAGGCTGGCGAGGGTAGGTTTTATAGACGTTCTGGAAGGCCAGGACGTCCGGAGTGTGCGGGTCAGGCACAGGTGACCTCCGGTCGGGATGGGCGGAGGGAACGGCCGTCCCCTTCCTGGGCTTTCGCTTGGGAAGGGGACGGCAATCGTGCGCTGAACCTGCAGTGAGGCACCCTTCCTTTACCCGTTCTGCGGCCCGAGATCATCGTTGGGGCGCGCAGGGCTGGAGAGCACCCGCCGTAATGAGGGCTGGTTGCTGCGGCGGTCCGGGGTCCAGTGACCTCACGCCGACTCTGGATAAAGGTGGCTTCCGTGAAGCCGGAGCAGACTCTAGATCAGCAGATCAATCTTGTCAACTAACGGGCATACGACGAGTCTCCTGAACGTGCATGCGTGCGTCTCACGCTACGGGCTGTGGCTCACCTGCCGGTCCGGGCAGAGCGGAGCGCGATCACCTCGCTAGGCCATGCAGCCGGACCCTTACTTCACCCAACCACTGTTCAGCGTGTCCACCCTGTGTCATGACCCGAGAAGGCTCTGAGATCAGCCGCTCCAGTAAAAAGTGGTGCCAGGATCAGCGAAGCAGCCGTGGAACCACGCAGTGCCGGTGCAGGCGCCCATGCGCAGGTGTGCAGCACGATTTCCGCTTGTGCCTCTTCAGATGGTCAGGGGCACACTTGAGTCCTGATCGCCCATACCCCTGGACTGGCCCCGACCGTGTCCGAGCCGCTCAAGCGGACCGACTGACTTTCCCGCTGCTACTACCCCTTCGGGAAGCGCAGGTAAAACGTGGCGCCGTCCCCGACGTGACTTTCCGCCCACACCTCACCGCCGTGCCGCTCAATGATGCGTTTCACGTTCATCAGGCCCAGGCCGATACCCTGAAATTCCTTCTCGTGGTGCAGCCGCTGAAAGGCCCCGAACAGCCGGTGGACGTAGCGTGAATCGAACCCCACCCCGTCATCCTGCACGAACACCACCCAGCTCCCCTCCTCCTCGCGCGCCCCGACCTCAATGCGGGCCATTGCCCGCCCCCCGGTGTACTTGATGGCGTTGCTCAGGAGATTCTCGAAAGCCAGCCGCAGCAGTTCCGCGTCGCCCTGAACCACGGGCAGGTCACCCGCCACCCAGTCAATCTCCCGACCCTGCGTTTCTGGCGTCAGGTTCGCCCAGGCGCGCAGCACCACCTGCGCCAGGTTGACTGGACGGATGTGGAGTGCGGTGTGCGACGCCCGTGACAGGCCCAGCAACTCGTCAATCATGCTGGCGAGCCTCGTGGCGGACGCGTCAAGGACGTCCAGAACCTGCTGGTCATCCGTGGTCAGGCGCTGAGCGGCCCGGCGCCGCAACACCTTCAGAAACCCCTGCAGGTGCCGGACCGGTGCCCGCAGGTCGTGCGACACCGCACCGATAAACGCGTCAAGTTCGCTGTTCTCGTGCCGCAGGTCGGCCGTCTGAGAGCGCACCCCTTGCGCTACTTCAGCGTCCAGGTCGTCAGAGCGGATCTCCATGAGTTTGCGTTCGGTGATGTTCTCGTGCAGCACCGTTGCGTACCGCTGCTGGCCGCTCAGGAAGGGCCGCACGTGCACGCAGTACCACCGTTGCTCCTGCGGACTGTGACACGGGTACTCCAGGGAGAAGTCCGGCACGTCACCAGCCAGCACCGCCCGCAGGCCCAGAGCGACGGGCGGACCCTCGTCCGAACAGGGCCCCTGCGCCTGCTCACAGGCGGCCAGGTA encodes the following:
- a CDS encoding KGG domain-containing protein, with the protein product MTKEKDGNHQRSERGFAGMDPARRREIASQGGRAAHASGHAHQFTSEEAREAGRKGGRAPRKTGTAASRTTEAQQQGHRAGD
- a CDS encoding MetQ/NlpA family ABC transporter substrate-binding protein is translated as MRTPLLLSALLLTTTAAAGTLRVGASPVPHADILNFVKPILARQGVTLIIREFNDYVQPNLALADGSIDVNFFQHAPYLSAFQKDRPLGLVAGATVHVEPMGLYSRRVKTLRELKTGATIAIPNDPSNSGRALKLLERAGLIRLKAGAGTTATVLDINSNVKRLKFRELDAAQLPRTLADVDAAIINTNYALDAGLNPLKDALTLEGASSPYANLLAVKPAMLKNPDYLKLVAALRSPATRTFILNTYKGAVVPAF
- a CDS encoding methionine ABC transporter permease, producing MTGDALWPLLWQGTLDTLWMVVPSALAAQVLGTVLGVLLTLTRPGGLHPRRPLFRLLDAAVNVGRSLPFIILLVLLIPFTRLLTGTSIGSTAAIVPLTVAAIPFVARLVDGALKDVPSGVVDAARAMGASTAQTVFKVLLPEARPALIHAFTVMVVSLIGFSAMAGAIGGGGLGDLAIRYGYQRFDTAVLLSTVAALLLLVQGTQWAGDRAAARSDHR
- a CDS encoding methionine ABC transporter ATP-binding protein: MPDPHTPDVLAFQNVYKTYPRQPRPALDNLTLRVPRGSRMGIIGRSGAGKSTLVRLLSGLDTPDTGELRVRGEVLGPATRAGHQARTGLVFQQFNLLAQRTVLRNVTLPLELRGVPRARRDALAQEHLRLVGLSEYADRYPAQLSGGQKQRVGIARALVTEPDLLLADEATSALDPETSAGILTLLLDLQRERDLTLVIVTHQLEVVRAVTTHVAVLEGGQLVEAGATAEVLRDPQHAATRALLDAHRPQVTLLAGETLRRVTLPDLNAGTLATLARAGARIVQAEPHPQGVDVWLAAPAMVSAQWPGAVPA
- a CDS encoding PAS domain-containing sensor histidine kinase, yielding MTRPTPTTIDLPAQAVQAALDALPDTVAIVDEQGIIRAVNGAWVSFMQANAGDPQTCGVGANYLAACEQAQGPCSDEGPPVALGLRAVLAGDVPDFSLEYPCHSPQEQRWYCVHVRPFLSGQQRYATVLHENITERKLMEIRSDDLDAEVAQGVRSQTADLRHENSELDAFIGAVSHDLRAPVRHLQGFLKVLRRRAAQRLTTDDQQVLDVLDASATRLASMIDELLGLSRASHTALHIRPVNLAQVVLRAWANLTPETQGREIDWVAGDLPVVQGDAELLRLAFENLLSNAIKYTGGRAMARIEVGAREEEGSWVVFVQDDGVGFDSRYVHRLFGAFQRLHHEKEFQGIGLGLMNVKRIIERHGGEVWAESHVGDGATFYLRFPKG